GCGCGGACGGGTGGGCGCCTGGTTCACGTCCCGCACGGGCTGGAACCCGTGTTCGGCCAGCAGGGAGAGGAACACGTCCTCGGGGCTGTCGCTGCCCGGACGCGCGACCGGCCCGGTCGGCTCGACCACCAGCGCGGCGTGCCCGGCGTCCCCGCACAGCACGATGCCGCAGGTCACCCCGAGGACGGCCGGCTGGTGGCCGGCCGGCGTAGCGGCCGGGCGCGGCTCCGCCTCCGGCCGGAGCCCCTGGGGTTGCGGCTGCGGCTGCGGGGCCAGGGGCTGCTGGGTCAGAGGCTGCGGCGCCGGCGGGCCGGCGGGCGCGGCGGTGGCGGGGGCTGCTGCACCGGGGACGGCGGCGGCGAGCGCGTCCATGGTGGCCGTCGCCGAGGCGGCCGACGCGGCCGAGGCCTCCTGCGCCTCGCTGATGCTCCGGACCGCGCCGAGCAACTGCTCCTCGGAGACCGGGACCACCTGGGACGGGATGCAGCGCGCGTGGGCGAAAGCCAGGACCGCCGTCTCGTCGCCGACGAAGAGCACCGTGGTGGTCGCCTCCCGGAGGGAGTCACCCGGTTGTCGGCAGGAGGTGCAGTCGTAGGTGTCGGGCGCGTGGGCCCCGGCGAGGAGGCCGTCGGCCTCGTCGTCGCCGATCTCGGCGCGTACGTCGTCGCTCACTTCGAGCATGCGCGGCACGAAGTCTCCTCGTTCGTCTGGGGGATGGCGCGGAGCGCCCGACCGCCATTACCAACGGGCCGTTGTGGCAGGGGTCACGGGCGAGCTCGGCTCCGACGGGATTTGCCGCAGATCTGACTGCGTTGGGTGGCCGTGTGGTCGCAATGTGTCGGTGCTGTGCCCGAGGTCACAGGGGTCCCGCTGTGAGCCGGGGCACGTCAGGGGGCGGGTTGATCTTGGCATTTACGGCCAAATCGGACATTCCTCCTCGTTTTGCTAGATCGATACTGCCGGTAACACCGGTTTGACCTGGGAAGTCCCGAAAGTGTTTGGTCCCTGCCCGGCCCGCTCGTAGCTTCTTAGCCAGTGCAACGAGCACTACCCGGGCTCACCCCCGGCGCACGGCCCGCCGCCCGTCGGCGGCGCGGGTGCAGGACGGCAGGACGGCTCTCGAGCCCCCGCCCGTCCGTGGAGGGTGGCCGGGGCGGCGCGGCACGTCGGACACGTGCACGGCCGCCTTGCGGACGCGGTGAGAGCGAGATCAGGCCCCGAGGGCCTGGTTCCGCATGCCCGCCCGGGGCTGTCGAGAGGAACCTCATGATCTTCCGTAACGAGACCGCCGTTGCCACCACCTCCGCCACCAAGCGCAACCGCGTCCGGGTGGCCGTCATGGGCGGCGCGCTGGTCGCGCTGCCGGTGGCCGGCCTCGTCACGGCCACCACGGCCTCCGCCGCCGACGTCGCCACCTGGGACCGCGTCGCGCAGTGCGAGTCCACCGGCAACTGGAGCATCAACACCGGCAACGGCTTCTACGGTGGCCTCCAGTTCACCTCCAGCACCTGGGCCGCGTACGGCGGCACCCAGTACGCCCCGCAGGCCAACCTGGCCACCAAGGCGCAGCAGATCTCCGTCGCCGAGAAGGTCCTGGCCGACCAGGGCCCGGGCGCCTGGCCGGTGTGCTCGGTCAAGGCCGGCCTGACCAAGGGCGGTGCCCCGGCCGCGGTCGACACCTCCGCCCCCGCCGCGGCCTCCCGCTCCGAGGCCCGCCCGCAGGCCCCGCAGGCCGCTGCCCAGCCGGCCGCCCCGAAGATCGAGGCCCCGAAGGTCGAGGCCAAGCCCGCGGCTCCCAAGGCCGAGGTGAAGAAGGCCGAGGCGCCCAAGCCGGTCGCCAAGAAGGCCGAGGCCCCGAAGGCCGCCGCCAAGACCAAGGCCCCGGTCAACGACGCCAAGGGCACCTACACGGTCAAGTCCGGTGACACCCTGAGCCAGATCGCCGCCGCCAAGGGCCTGGACTGGCACGACCTGTACCAGAAGAACACCGGTGTCGTGGGCGGCAACCCCGACCTGATCTTCCCGGGCCAGGTCCTGTCCTTCTGAGCCACGGCTCCGACGGTCAGCAACTGACGGTCAGCAACTGACGCGCACCGCCGATCCCTGCGCCGTGGACGCCCACGGTCGACGCGCACGGTCGAGGTGCACTGTCGCCGCGTCCCCGGCCGCGTGCGACACCCCCGTCCGGCGTGAGGCCCTGACACCTCACGCCGCGGTATCCGGCCGCCGGCCGTCCTCCCCCGGGAGGGCGGCCGGCGGCTTGCGTACTCCCTGCCCCTCGGGCCGCACGCTGCTGGAGTATTCCGGGGCCTTGGGGGCCTCCGGCCGTGGCGGCCCTCAGGTCCAGGTGAGCTCGCCCTTGGCGACCTTGGTGCCGAGCTCCACCGCGAGCGGCAGGCCCGCATCCGGGTAGCGCTGCTTGAGTTCGGCCTCGGCCGCCGCCGCGTCCGGATGCTTGCCGAGCTCCATCTCGAAGGTCTGCAGGTACTCCCGGGTGTAGCGGATCGCGTCCAGGTCGGTCGGCGCGCCCGCCATCCGGTGCCCGGCAGCCACGAACGCGGGATCCAGGGCCTCCATCCCGTCCAGCACGTCGATCCACGCCTCCCGCTGCCCGAAGGCCGGAGTGTCCGCCGTCCACACGTGCAGGCCCTGGAACAACAGCACCCCGCCGAGCAACGACCGGCTGCGGTGCTCCCAGAGGAAGTACCGGTCCGGGAGACGCAGGTCGGCCCCGCGCAGCTCCAGCCGGTGGCCCTCGATCTCCAGAGCGTCGCCGGGCAGCGGCTCGGGCAGCACCAGCCGGCTGGGGAGTTCCTCGCCGAGGCTCGCCCACGCCGCCAGCTTCGCCCGGTACGTGGCGGTGATGTGCTCCACGACCTGGGCGGGGGCGAGGATCCGGGCCTCGGGGTAGGCCTCCTGGAGCACCTCCGCTCCGAAGTAGAAGTCCGGGTCGCCGTGGCTGATGAACACCGTGGTCAGCCGCTTCCCGGTGGCCGCGACCTCCCGCGCCAGGCGCTGCCCGTCGGAGCGCCTGAAACCCGCGTCGACCAGCACCAGCTCGCGCGTTCCGGCGACCAGCACCGCCGTCTTGTGCAGCGAGGCGTCGTCGAAGTCGACGATTGTGAAGTCGAGAGGGTTCATCCGGGTCCTTCCGTGGGTGCCCCCGATTTCGGCTGGGGGAGGAAACGAAACTCCCGCCTAGCGGGTCAGGGACGGCCAGGCCGCCTGGGCGAAATGGCGTCTTGGTCAGTGATAACCCGCAGTCGGTCACGAACTGACTGACTATCATGTGATCTGTGAGCACTCACGTGAAGCGGGCATTCAAGTGCCGCTTCTATCCGACTGATGTGCAGGCAGCGGAGCTGTCGCGCACGTTCGGGTGCGTGAGGAAGGTCTACAACCTGGCGTTGCAGGCTCGCACGGAGGCGTGGCAGCACCGTCAGGAGCGGGTGAACTACAACGCCACGTCGGCGATGCTGACCGGGTGGAAGAAGAGTGAGGAACTGGCCTACCTGTCCGAGGTGTCGTCGGTTCCGTTGCAGCAGACGCTGAGACATCTGCAAGGGGCGTTCACTAACTTCTGGGCAAAGCGTGCCGGCTATCCGACGTTCAAGTCCCGGAAGAAGTCCCGTAGGTCCGCGGAGTACACGTCCTCGGCGTTCCGATTCCGGGACGGCCGGCTCACGCTGGCGAAGATGAGCGAGCCGCTGGAGATCGTATGGTCCCGGCCACTGCCCGAGGGAAGCACCCCGACCACGGTCACCGTGTCGCAGGACAGTGCGGGACGCTGGTTCGTCTCCCTGCTGTGCGATGACCGGCCCGCACCGATGCCCGCCACGGATGCCGCTGTCGGCATCGACGTGGGCATAACGTCCCTGCTCGCCTTGTCCCGGCCGATCCCTGGCTTGACCGACGAGCAGGGGAAGATCAGCAACCCGAAGCATGAGCAGAAGGACCGCGCCCGCCTCGCCAAGGCACAGCGGAACCTTTCGCGCAAGGCCAAGGGTGAAGGGAGGAACCGGGCGAAGGCCCGGCTCAAGGTTGGTAGGGCGCATGCCCGGATCGCCGACCGGCGAACGGACTTCCTGCACAAGGTCACTACCGCTCTCGTTCGTGAGAACCAAACGATCGTGATCGAAGACCTGGCGGTTCGGAACATGCTCAAGAACCGCACCCTCGCACGGGCCATCGCTGATGCGTCGTGGTCCGAGCTTCGGAGCATGCTGGACTACAAGGCAGCTTGGTACGGGCGGGATCTGGTCGTGATCGACCGCTGGTTTCCCTCCTCCAAGCTGTGCTCCGCCTGCGGCACCCTGCGGGGAAAGATGCCGCTCAACGTCCGGGAGTGGACGTGCGACTGCGGGACGACCCACGACCGGGACGTGAACGCGGCGAGAAACATTCTGGCCGCCGGACTGGCGGTTGCAGCCTGTGGAGACGGTGTAAGACCTCAACGGAGCACTCCGGGCGGGCGGTCGTCGGTGAAGCAGGAAGTAGTCCCACCGCCGCGCTCACACGCAGCGTCTCAGCCGCAAGGCTGAGGGGAATCCCCCTCCCAAAGGAGGGGGAGGAAGTCAATCCGACTCCCTTGCGTGCCGCCGCGGCCCGAGTGGCGGGCTTCCGGCTCCGGCCGAGGCTCCTGCTTTCGTACCTGCGGGGATGCCGCCGCCGGCGTCGTCTGCGGGTCGGCGGTCGACGTCGTCCACCGCCGGCGTCGTCAGCCGCGGGGTTGGGGTGACGGTGCTGCCGGGGCATCCGCGTGGCTTCTTGGTTGGTGTCGGCGTTGATATGACAGGCGTCCTCCGGGCATCTCACCCGACCGGCGGGTGTGTGCAGCTTGTATGAACCGTGGCCTCTCAGCCTGATGGCTTTGTGGCCCCGTTGCCATGTGTACGGCCCCGTTGCCTCCTAACCTCGCGGCCTCGTTGCTCACGGCTTTACGGGCCGCCGCACTGCGGTCGGCTGGCCCCTTCCTGCGAATAGTTTCGGCCAGCGGATCGCCCGCCGCCCGTCCACGCACCCGTGCCCCGGCCGTCCGCTGCGCCGAACGACCTACCGGGCCGCCCGTTCCGCCGGTGCGAGGATGGGGGGCGTGACCGGTGAACTCTTCCCCCGAGAGCGCTCCGAACCCGCTCCCGGCGCCGTCCTGGTGCCGGACTGGCTGGGCGCACGCGAGCAGCTGGACCTGGTCGCCGCCTGCCGCGACTGGGCCCGCCCCCCGGCCGGAATGCGGACGGTCACCCTGCCCACCGGCGGCGTGATGTCCGTCCGCACCGTCTGCCTCGGCTGGCACTGGTACCCGTACGGCTACGCCAGGACCGTGGTCGACGGGGACGGCGCCCCGGTCAAGGCCTTCCCGCCCGAGCTGGGCGAACTCGCCCACCGCGCCCTCACTGCCGCGTACGGCTCCACGGGCCTGGAGCGGATCGCCGGGGCGCCCGACTACCGGCCCGACATCGCCGTGGTGAACCACTACCCGCACGGCGCCAAGATGGGCCTGCACCGTGACCGCGAGGAGCGCGTCGACGCGCCCGTGGTCTCCCTCTCGCTCGGCGACAGCTGCGTCTTCCGCCTCGGCAACACCGAGACCCGTACTCGCCCGTGGACCGACCTGGAGTTGCGCAGCGGCGACCTGCTGGTCTTCGGCGGTCGCTCGCGGTTCGCGTACCACGGTGTCGTTCGCACCCACCCGGACACCGCCGATCCCGCCCTGGGGCTGGTCGGACGGCTGAACATCACCGTCCGGCAGTCCGGGCTGGCGTGACGCGGGTCGGTAGGACGCGCGTCGGTAGGAGGCGGGTCGGCGGGACGCGGGTCAATGCGGCGGGTGTCCGCGCGACGGGTGTCCGCGCCCGCCCGGCGCTACGCCCGATGGGTCGCCCCGGGCGGCGGGAATTTGGCGGCCGACGGGAGACTTTTGGGTAGACGAAGGCGGTCGCCGGGGCAGAACCTGCC
The window above is part of the Kitasatospora sp. HUAS MG31 genome. Proteins encoded here:
- a CDS encoding transglycosylase family protein — its product is MIFRNETAVATTSATKRNRVRVAVMGGALVALPVAGLVTATTASAADVATWDRVAQCESTGNWSINTGNGFYGGLQFTSSTWAAYGGTQYAPQANLATKAQQISVAEKVLADQGPGAWPVCSVKAGLTKGGAPAAVDTSAPAAASRSEARPQAPQAAAQPAAPKIEAPKVEAKPAAPKAEVKKAEAPKPVAKKAEAPKAAAKTKAPVNDAKGTYTVKSGDTLSQIAAAKGLDWHDLYQKNTGVVGGNPDLIFPGQVLSF
- a CDS encoding MBL fold metallo-hydrolase yields the protein MNPLDFTIVDFDDASLHKTAVLVAGTRELVLVDAGFRRSDGQRLAREVAATGKRLTTVFISHGDPDFYFGAEVLQEAYPEARILAPAQVVEHITATYRAKLAAWASLGEELPSRLVLPEPLPGDALEIEGHRLELRGADLRLPDRYFLWEHRSRSLLGGVLLFQGLHVWTADTPAFGQREAWIDVLDGMEALDPAFVAAGHRMAGAPTDLDAIRYTREYLQTFEMELGKHPDAAAAEAELKQRYPDAGLPLAVELGTKVAKGELTWT
- a CDS encoding RNA-guided endonuclease InsQ/TnpB family protein, producing MSTHVKRAFKCRFYPTDVQAAELSRTFGCVRKVYNLALQARTEAWQHRQERVNYNATSAMLTGWKKSEELAYLSEVSSVPLQQTLRHLQGAFTNFWAKRAGYPTFKSRKKSRRSAEYTSSAFRFRDGRLTLAKMSEPLEIVWSRPLPEGSTPTTVTVSQDSAGRWFVSLLCDDRPAPMPATDAAVGIDVGITSLLALSRPIPGLTDEQGKISNPKHEQKDRARLAKAQRNLSRKAKGEGRNRAKARLKVGRAHARIADRRTDFLHKVTTALVRENQTIVIEDLAVRNMLKNRTLARAIADASWSELRSMLDYKAAWYGRDLVVIDRWFPSSKLCSACGTLRGKMPLNVREWTCDCGTTHDRDVNAARNILAAGLAVAACGDGVRPQRSTPGGRSSVKQEVVPPPRSHAASQPQG
- a CDS encoding alpha-ketoglutarate-dependent dioxygenase AlkB; this translates as MTGELFPRERSEPAPGAVLVPDWLGAREQLDLVAACRDWARPPAGMRTVTLPTGGVMSVRTVCLGWHWYPYGYARTVVDGDGAPVKAFPPELGELAHRALTAAYGSTGLERIAGAPDYRPDIAVVNHYPHGAKMGLHRDREERVDAPVVSLSLGDSCVFRLGNTETRTRPWTDLELRSGDLLVFGGRSRFAYHGVVRTHPDTADPALGLVGRLNITVRQSGLA